A single Watersipora subatra chromosome 7, tzWatSuba1.1, whole genome shotgun sequence DNA region contains:
- the LOC137399298 gene encoding zinc finger protein 79-like isoform X1 produces the protein MNVISGELCEKVTIKKEVNVNDDAPMSTNSTTAVITELESDDVSLDPHRRGAQTTTTASASHHGKTCSPVEKPYECEICSRRFSYSTYLSKHLKTHSGEKPFRCEICTQRFAHNFSLNNHMRTHTGEKPYECEICNRCFSHSSSLNKHLRTHTGEKPFRCEVCDLCFSQNFSLSNHMRTHTGEKPYECEICNRSFSQRTALNSHLRTHTGDKPYRCGICNKGFAQSSGLNYHLRTHTGKKPYQCETCSQSFSQRTSLKIHIRTHTGVKPYQCEMCSKCFAQSSGLNYHLKTHNKKL, from the exons ATGAATGTCATTTCTGGTGAACTTTGTG AAAAAGTGACCATAAAGAAGGAAGTGAACGTTAATGACGATGCTCCTATGAGCACCAACTCTACAA CAGCAGTAATAACTGAACTAGAGTCTGATGATGTTTCTTTGGATCCTCACCGGAGAG GGGCTCAAACGACAACCACAGCAAGTGCTTCTCATCATGGAAAGACATGCTCTCCTGTAGAGAAGCCATATGAGTGTGAGATATGCAGTCGTCGTTTCTCATACAGCACTTATCTGAGCAAGCATTTGAAAACTCACTCTGGGGAGAAACCATTTAGATGTGAGATATGTACTCAGCGCTTTGCACACAACTTCTCCCTGAACAACCATATGAGAACTCACACCGGAGAGAAACCGTACGAGTGTGAAATATGTAATCGATGTTTTTCTCACAGCTCTTCTTTGAATAAACATTTGAGAACTCATACCGGCGAAAAACCGTTTCGATGTGAAGTATGTGATCTGTGCTTTTCGCAAAACTTTTCGTTGAGCAACCATATGAGAACACATACCGGAGAGAAACCGTATGAGTGTGAGATATGTAACCGTAGCTTTTCACAGAGAACTGCTTTGAACAGTCATTTACGAACTCATACCGGAGACAAACCATATCGTTGTGGGATATGCAACAAAGGTTTTGCTCAAAGTAGTGGATTGAATTATCATTTGAGAACTCACACTGGAAAAAAACCATATCAATGCGAGACATGCAGCCAAAGCTTTTCACAGAGAACTTCTTTGAAAATTCATATAAGAACTCATACCGGGGTGAAGCCATACCAGTGTGAGATGTGTAGTAAATGTTTTGCTCAAAGCAGTGGTTTGAACTACCATTTAAAAACTCATAATAAAAAGCTATGA
- the LOC137399298 gene encoding zinc finger protein 79-like isoform X2: MNVISGELCEKVTIKKEVNVNDDAPMSTNSTTVITELESDDVSLDPHRRGAQTTTTASASHHGKTCSPVEKPYECEICSRRFSYSTYLSKHLKTHSGEKPFRCEICTQRFAHNFSLNNHMRTHTGEKPYECEICNRCFSHSSSLNKHLRTHTGEKPFRCEVCDLCFSQNFSLSNHMRTHTGEKPYECEICNRSFSQRTALNSHLRTHTGDKPYRCGICNKGFAQSSGLNYHLRTHTGKKPYQCETCSQSFSQRTSLKIHIRTHTGVKPYQCEMCSKCFAQSSGLNYHLKTHNKKL, encoded by the exons ATGAATGTCATTTCTGGTGAACTTTGTG AAAAAGTGACCATAAAGAAGGAAGTGAACGTTAATGACGATGCTCCTATGAGCACCAACTCTACAA CAGTAATAACTGAACTAGAGTCTGATGATGTTTCTTTGGATCCTCACCGGAGAG GGGCTCAAACGACAACCACAGCAAGTGCTTCTCATCATGGAAAGACATGCTCTCCTGTAGAGAAGCCATATGAGTGTGAGATATGCAGTCGTCGTTTCTCATACAGCACTTATCTGAGCAAGCATTTGAAAACTCACTCTGGGGAGAAACCATTTAGATGTGAGATATGTACTCAGCGCTTTGCACACAACTTCTCCCTGAACAACCATATGAGAACTCACACCGGAGAGAAACCGTACGAGTGTGAAATATGTAATCGATGTTTTTCTCACAGCTCTTCTTTGAATAAACATTTGAGAACTCATACCGGCGAAAAACCGTTTCGATGTGAAGTATGTGATCTGTGCTTTTCGCAAAACTTTTCGTTGAGCAACCATATGAGAACACATACCGGAGAGAAACCGTATGAGTGTGAGATATGTAACCGTAGCTTTTCACAGAGAACTGCTTTGAACAGTCATTTACGAACTCATACCGGAGACAAACCATATCGTTGTGGGATATGCAACAAAGGTTTTGCTCAAAGTAGTGGATTGAATTATCATTTGAGAACTCACACTGGAAAAAAACCATATCAATGCGAGACATGCAGCCAAAGCTTTTCACAGAGAACTTCTTTGAAAATTCATATAAGAACTCATACCGGGGTGAAGCCATACCAGTGTGAGATGTGTAGTAAATGTTTTGCTCAAAGCAGTGGTTTGAACTACCATTTAAAAACTCATAATAAAAAGCTATGA